From one Streptomyces mobaraensis genomic stretch:
- a CDS encoding DEAD/DEAH box helicase translates to MTPPPNPTPTPTAAEAALLARCSAAFLPAEPTEPPGAGRVAFWRSDGTAPEARGPVEAITVGSGAAPVEVSALILPVRAALPALTRARAAGADGTTAFWGAAAVLALQLAARGRLFPRTGDTAPLAAEDLRRVRDLAAALPPAAGPLPAPEPERLVLAFLDAVADGLPRSPAAVPPPRHRPAPGPPTPEAAPEPAPEATPRPVRLSLRVEAHGLTATGDRDSGPRLRAVLQVHDLADPALVADAAEVWSGASPAVSLHGPGARAGARLALRRAARAWPALKPLLSAAAPDALDLTDAETVELLGPATTALDAVGVEVHWPRELARTLTAHAVVGPPENPEDATGVTDSAKDTRSTGSTESTTGPSLPDRRPAGPPAFSSGALLEFRWRHALGGAELSRADLDRLAEARRPVVRLRDRWVLVDPAAVRRARERRARAVTPVEALGIALTGRAATGEGPDETVEVRPVGRLAALRDLIADPGAVREPVSHPAGLAATLRDHQLRGLAWLDRMTSLGLGCCLADDMGLGKTVTLIALHLRRRARPGTAGPTLVVCPASVLGNWQREIERFAPGVPVRRFHGTSRSLAGLSADEFVLTTYGTVRRSADDLKGDDLQGGGLQGGDLRGGDLQSTEWGLVVADEAQHVKNPHSATARRLRAVPGQARVALTGTPVENDLTELWAILDWTTPGLLGPLDAFRRRHARAVESGTDPDAARHLAALVRPFLLRRRKSDPGIAPELPPKAETDLVAPLTPEQAGLYEAVVRERLAEITEADGPRRRGLVVRLLTSLKQICNHPAQFLKEAEGSEESTAPRLAGRSGKVELLDGLLDSALADGASVLVFTQYVRMARLLERHLADRGVPARLLHGGTPVAGREDLVRRFQSGELPVLLLSLRAAGTGLNLTRAEHVVHFDRWWNPAVEAQATDRAHRIGQTRTVRVHRLVTEGTVEDRIAALLRRKQALADAVLTAGDGGVAPLTELSDAELAELVTLRGPRR, encoded by the coding sequence GTGACCCCGCCGCCCAACCCAACGCCCACCCCGACGGCCGCCGAGGCCGCCCTGCTCGCCCGCTGCTCCGCCGCCTTCCTGCCGGCCGAGCCGACCGAGCCGCCCGGCGCGGGCCGCGTCGCCTTCTGGCGGTCGGACGGGACGGCTCCCGAGGCGCGCGGGCCCGTGGAGGCGATCACCGTCGGTTCCGGTGCGGCCCCGGTGGAGGTGAGCGCCCTGATCCTGCCCGTGCGCGCCGCCCTGCCCGCCCTCACCCGTGCCCGCGCGGCCGGCGCCGACGGGACCACCGCCTTCTGGGGCGCCGCCGCCGTCCTCGCCCTGCAACTGGCGGCGCGCGGGCGGCTGTTCCCGCGGACGGGCGACACCGCGCCCCTCGCCGCCGAGGACCTCCGCCGCGTCCGCGACCTGGCCGCCGCCCTGCCACCCGCCGCGGGCCCGCTCCCCGCGCCCGAACCGGAGCGGCTGGTCCTCGCCTTCCTCGACGCCGTCGCCGACGGCCTGCCCCGCTCCCCCGCCGCCGTACCCCCACCACGTCACCGGCCGGCCCCCGGCCCACCGACCCCGGAGGCCGCACCGGAGCCCGCACCGGAGGCCACCCCCAGGCCCGTCCGGCTCTCCCTCCGCGTCGAGGCCCACGGCCTGACGGCGACCGGCGACCGCGACTCCGGCCCGCGCCTCCGGGCCGTCCTCCAGGTGCACGACCTCGCCGACCCGGCGCTGGTCGCCGACGCCGCCGAGGTGTGGTCCGGCGCGTCTCCGGCCGTGTCCCTGCACGGCCCGGGCGCCCGGGCCGGCGCCCGGCTCGCCCTCCGCCGCGCCGCCCGCGCCTGGCCCGCCCTGAAGCCGCTGCTCTCGGCCGCCGCACCCGACGCCCTCGACCTGACCGACGCGGAGACCGTCGAACTCCTGGGCCCCGCCACCACGGCGCTGGACGCCGTCGGCGTCGAGGTGCACTGGCCGCGCGAACTCGCCCGCACCCTCACCGCGCACGCCGTCGTCGGCCCCCCGGAGAACCCCGAGGACGCCACCGGCGTCACCGACAGCGCAAAGGACACGAGAAGCACCGGGAGCACCGAGAGCACCACCGGACCGTCCCTCCCGGACCGGCGCCCGGCCGGGCCGCCCGCCTTCTCCTCCGGCGCCCTGCTGGAGTTCCGCTGGCGTCACGCCCTCGGCGGCGCGGAGCTGAGCCGCGCCGACCTCGACCGGCTCGCCGAGGCCCGCCGTCCGGTGGTGCGGCTGCGGGACAGGTGGGTGCTGGTCGACCCGGCCGCCGTCCGCCGCGCCCGTGAGCGGCGCGCGCGAGCGGTCACCCCGGTCGAGGCCCTGGGCATCGCCCTCACCGGCCGGGCCGCGACCGGGGAGGGCCCCGACGAGACGGTGGAGGTCCGCCCGGTCGGCCGGCTGGCGGCCCTCCGGGACCTGATCGCCGACCCCGGCGCCGTCCGGGAGCCGGTGTCCCACCCCGCCGGCCTCGCCGCCACCCTGCGCGACCACCAGCTCCGCGGCCTCGCCTGGCTGGACCGCATGACCTCGCTCGGTCTCGGCTGCTGCCTGGCCGACGACATGGGGCTGGGCAAGACCGTCACCCTCATCGCCCTGCACCTGCGCCGCCGCGCCCGGCCCGGGACGGCGGGTCCGACGCTCGTCGTCTGCCCGGCCTCCGTCCTGGGCAACTGGCAGCGGGAGATCGAACGTTTCGCCCCCGGCGTCCCCGTCCGCCGCTTCCACGGCACGTCCCGCTCCCTGGCCGGCCTGTCGGCCGACGAGTTCGTGCTCACGACGTACGGCACGGTGCGGCGGTCCGCCGACGACCTCAAGGGCGACGACCTCCAGGGCGGCGGCCTCCAAGGCGGCGACCTCCGGGGCGGCGACCTCCAGAGCACCGAGTGGGGTCTGGTCGTCGCCGACGAGGCTCAGCACGTCAAGAACCCGCACTCCGCCACCGCCCGCCGGCTGCGCGCCGTCCCCGGGCAGGCGCGCGTCGCGCTCACCGGTACCCCCGTGGAGAACGACCTCACCGAGCTCTGGGCCATCCTCGACTGGACGACGCCCGGCCTCCTCGGCCCGCTGGACGCGTTCCGCCGGCGCCACGCCCGGGCCGTCGAGTCCGGCACCGACCCGGACGCGGCCCGGCACCTCGCCGCGCTCGTCCGGCCGTTCCTGCTGCGCCGCCGCAAGTCCGACCCGGGCATCGCGCCCGAGCTCCCGCCCAAGGCGGAGACCGACCTCGTCGCACCGCTGACGCCCGAACAGGCCGGGCTGTACGAGGCCGTGGTGCGCGAACGGCTCGCCGAGATCACGGAGGCGGACGGCCCCCGGCGGCGCGGACTGGTCGTCCGGCTCCTGACGAGCCTGAAGCAGATCTGCAACCACCCGGCCCAGTTCCTCAAGGAGGCCGAAGGGAGCGAGGAGAGCACAGCACCGCGCCTCGCGGGCCGCTCGGGCAAGGTGGAGCTGCTGGACGGCCTGCTCGACTCCGCCCTCGCCGACGGTGCGAGCGTCCTGGTCTTCACCCAGTACGTGCGGATGGCCCGCCTCCTCGAACGGCACCTCGCCGACCGCGGCGTGCCCGCGCGCCTGCTGCACGGCGGCACTCCCGTGGCCGGCCGGGAGGACCTGGTCCGGCGCTTCCAGAGCGGTGAACTGCCGGTGCTGCTCCTGTCGTTGCGCGCCGCCGGCACGGGCCTGAACCTGACCCGCGCCGAGCACGTCGTGCACTTCGACCGCTGGTGGAACCCCGCCGTCGAGGCCCAGGCCACCGACCGCGCCCACCGCATCGGCCAGACCAGGACCGTACGGGTGCACCGGCTGGTCACCGAAGGCACGGTCGAGGACCGGATCGCCGCACTGCTGCGCCGCAAGCAGGCGCTGGCGGACGCCGTCCTGACGGCCGGGGACGGCGGAGTCGCCCCGCTGACCGAGCTGAGCGACGCCGAGCTGGCCGAGCTCGTGACGCTCCGGGGGCCGCGTCGCTGA
- a CDS encoding phosphatidylinositol-specific phospholipase C/glycerophosphodiester phosphodiesterase family protein: MTPSVSGRPGPSRHTRRAVVVTLGAALAGTVAPPALAGTARGRHTPPPLRRAHAHNDYEHPHPLTDALSHGFGSVEADIWLVGDQLLVAHDPAGLDPRRTLAALYLDPLLRRVRANGGHVYRGYDTSLQLLIDIKSAGDATYRALSRELRRYREILTGCADGRVRTGAVTAVVSGDRAARGPLEAERVRYAFYDGRLTDLGTAAPASFLPLVSDNWGQNFRWQGAGPMPAGERAALRGIVRRAHAEHRRVRFWATPDLPGPAREAVWRELLAAGVDHLNTDDLAGLEAFLRAAR, encoded by the coding sequence GTGACCCCGTCCGTCTCCGGCCGTCCCGGACCGTCGCGCCACACCCGCCGCGCCGTCGTCGTCACCCTGGGCGCCGCCCTCGCGGGCACCGTCGCCCCGCCCGCCCTCGCCGGCACCGCCCGGGGCAGACACACCCCGCCGCCCCTGCGCCGCGCGCACGCCCACAACGACTACGAGCACCCGCACCCGCTCACCGACGCCCTCTCCCACGGCTTCGGCAGCGTCGAGGCCGACATCTGGCTCGTCGGCGACCAGCTCCTCGTCGCCCACGACCCCGCCGGCCTCGACCCGCGCCGCACCCTCGCCGCGCTCTACCTCGACCCGCTGCTGCGCCGCGTCCGGGCCAACGGCGGGCACGTATACCGGGGTTACGACACGTCGCTGCAACTGCTGATCGACATCAAGTCCGCGGGCGACGCCACGTACCGCGCCCTGTCGCGGGAACTGCGCCGCTACCGGGAGATCCTCACCGGCTGCGCGGACGGCCGGGTCAGGACCGGCGCGGTGACGGCCGTGGTCTCCGGCGACCGCGCGGCCCGCGGGCCGCTGGAGGCGGAACGGGTGCGGTACGCCTTCTACGACGGGCGGTTGACGGACCTCGGCACCGCGGCGCCCGCCTCGTTCCTCCCGCTCGTCAGCGACAACTGGGGGCAGAACTTCCGCTGGCAGGGGGCGGGGCCGATGCCCGCCGGGGAACGGGCGGCGCTGCGGGGGATCGTCCGGCGGGCGCACGCCGAGCACCGGCGGGTGCGGTTCTGGGCGACGCCCGACCTGCCCGGCCCGGCGCGGGAGGCGGTGTGGCGGGAGCTGCTGGCGGCCGGCGTCGACCACCTCAACACGGACGATCTGGCGGGTCTGGAGGCGTTCCTCCGCGCAGCTCGCTGA
- a CDS encoding NUDIX hydrolase, with amino-acid sequence MRTSDTVEAGDERARPVSGPDHEGRFRAGAWGLIRRDDGRVLLLLHARAGVWTLPGGRVEPGETPKEAAVREVWEETGLRGTAGRLLLVRHARAGTWFGPLRRTADALHFVFAMDVPAGRFADFRLQEEEALDACWWAPGEPVNGTDAPLPALVTAAVEAAAGRLEAAVYLEDEEVR; translated from the coding sequence ATGAGGACGAGCGATACGGTCGAGGCGGGCGACGAGCGGGCGCGTCCGGTGAGCGGGCCGGACCACGAGGGGCGGTTCAGGGCCGGCGCGTGGGGACTGATCCGCCGGGACGACGGGCGGGTGCTCCTGCTGCTCCACGCCCGCGCGGGCGTGTGGACGCTGCCCGGGGGCCGGGTGGAGCCGGGGGAGACGCCCAAGGAGGCCGCCGTGCGGGAGGTGTGGGAGGAGACCGGCCTGCGCGGCACGGCCGGCCGGCTGCTGCTCGTCCGGCACGCGCGGGCCGGCACCTGGTTCGGCCCGCTGCGGCGCACCGCCGACGCCCTGCACTTCGTCTTCGCGATGGACGTCCCTGCCGGCCGGTTCGCCGACTTCCGCCTGCAGGAGGAAGAGGCCCTGGACGCGTGCTGGTGGGCCCCGGGCGAGCCCGTGAACGGTACGGACGCGCCGCTTCCGGCGCTCGTCACGGCCGCGGTCGAGGCGGCGGCGGGACGGCTGGAGGCGGCCGTGTACCTGGAGGACGAAGAGGTGAGATGA
- a CDS encoding type III effector protein, whose amino-acid sequence MSEPADRPEASPAPGPASLLAAAAALSTIDRAVRGAGATAREDGGGDDPTAGATRVEQALATLLLLREVRHQLAEWEPGLIEAARDAGASWAELARPLGVTSRQAAERRYLRLRPDVTGATGEERVKATRDRRAAERTVTAWARDNAADLRRLAGQITSLPGLPAEAAAPIDHLSRALAQDDAAHLVGPLADTHPHLRADHPDLAARVDAVARHTDRLRQDSDVRRQQPG is encoded by the coding sequence GTGTCCGAACCAGCCGACCGCCCCGAAGCGTCCCCGGCCCCCGGGCCGGCCTCGCTCCTGGCCGCCGCCGCGGCCCTCAGCACCATCGACCGGGCCGTGCGCGGCGCCGGCGCGACGGCGCGGGAGGACGGGGGCGGGGACGACCCGACCGCCGGGGCGACCCGCGTCGAACAGGCCCTGGCCACGCTCCTGCTGCTGCGCGAGGTCCGCCACCAGCTCGCCGAATGGGAGCCCGGCCTCATCGAGGCGGCCCGGGACGCGGGCGCCAGCTGGGCCGAACTCGCCCGCCCGCTGGGCGTGACCAGCCGCCAGGCGGCCGAGCGCCGCTATCTGCGGCTCCGCCCCGACGTCACGGGGGCCACCGGCGAGGAACGGGTCAAGGCCACCCGCGACCGCCGCGCGGCCGAGCGCACCGTCACCGCCTGGGCCCGGGACAACGCGGCCGACCTGCGGCGGCTCGCCGGCCAGATCACGTCCCTGCCCGGCCTCCCCGCCGAGGCCGCCGCCCCCATCGACCACCTGTCCCGCGCCCTGGCCCAGGACGACGCGGCCCACCTCGTCGGACCTCTGGCCGACACCCATCCGCATCTGCGCGCGGACCACCCGGATCTCGCCGCGCGCGTGGACGCGGTCGCCCGGCACACGGACCGGCTGCGCCAGGACAGCGATGTACGCCGCCAGCAGCCGGGCTGA